One window of the Dreissena polymorpha isolate Duluth1 chromosome 5, UMN_Dpol_1.0, whole genome shotgun sequence genome contains the following:
- the LOC127832632 gene encoding transmembrane protein 26-like isoform X2 translates to MEERITVRESPASNSTNLTIEPSGRNSSKESLDLNLEELGLNISIPIAISADLWLRVLEQFLLLMLIVGRWILPKGSISHDQLSQLLLVYVGTAADIVEFYEAFSENEVKYNRMLCYIILGIWTLSLLQFTLVLTASKARRDQIGLPLQIRDDSDQDGCCNPELYGIVTSIMLQDLPFLCVRLILIFWFHVVSYTNMFFTSKNSLVIILLIYRLIVVHGEAQKRRKKHRQPLKSHSNQNANGNKQLKQIRDNGRSRSTPNVCQTAVNDSLPMHLKKKTECQKKGSTSTLTLPTIYSSDPSLRNLERYRRKSGTPNLLYNAE, encoded by the exons ATGGAAGAAAGAATTACAGTGAGGGAGTCACCGGCAAGCAACTCCACCAACCTCACCATCGAACCCAGCGGGAGAAACAGTTCCAAAGAGTCGCTTGATCTTAACTTGGAAGAGTTAGGT CTGAATATTTCGATTCCAATTGCGATAAGCGCAGACCTGTGGCTGCGTGTCCTGGAGCAGTTTCTGCTACTGATGCTAATAGTGGGTCGGTGGATCCTACCCAAAGGCTCCATCTCGCACGACCAGCTCTCACAGCTACTTCTCGTGTACGTGGGAACCGCGGCAGACATCGTCGAGTTCTATGAGGCCTTCAGCGAGAACGAG GTGAAGTACAACCGAATGCTTTGCTACATCATTCTGGGTATCTGGACATTGTCGTTACTGCAGTTTACACTTGTGCTGACCGCCAGCAAGGCGCGCCGGGATCAGATTGGTCTGCCGCTGCAGATACGGGACGACTCCGATCAGGACGGCTGTTGCAATCCTGAGCTGTACGGCATCGTCACGTCCATTATGCTGCAAGACCTTCCGTTCCTGTGTGTCAGGCTCATACTCATTTTTTGGTTTCATGTTGTTTCATACACAAACATGTTTTTCACATCTAAGAATTCTTTAGTCATTATTTTACTCATTTACCGATTGATCGTTGTTCACGGTGAAGCGCAAAAGCGAAGAAAAAAGCATCGCCAGCCGTTGAAATCGCATTCAAACCAGAATGCAAATGGGAACAAACAGTTGAAGCAAATAAGAGACAATGGTCGGTCCAGGAGTACTCCGAATGTCTGTCAAACCGCTGTGAACGATTCTTTGCCgatgcatttgaaaaaaaagacggAATGTCAAAAGAAAGGTAGCACTTCTACTTTAACATTGCCCACAATTTACTCTTCCGATCCTAGTTTGAGGAATTTGGAAAGGTATCGCAGAAAAAGTGGAACACCAAATTTACTGTATAACGCAGAATAG